In Streptomyces seoulensis, the following are encoded in one genomic region:
- a CDS encoding DNA repair helicase XPB — MNGPLIVQSDKTLLLEVDHERADECRRAIAPFAELERAPEHIHTYRLTPLGLWNARAAGHDAEQVVDALVQYSRYPVPHALLVDIAETMDRYGRLTLSKHPAHGLVLTTTDRPVLEEILRSKRVAPLVGNRIDPDTVAVHPSERGQIKQTLLKLGWPAEDLAGYVDGEAHPIDLREDGWALRPYQKQAVENFWHGGSGVVVLPCGAGKTLVGAGAMAQAGSTTLILVTNTVSARQWKHELVKRTSLTEDEIGEYSGTKKEIRPVTIATYQVLTTRRKGVYPHLELFDSRDWGLIVYDEVHLLPAPVFKFTADLQARRRLGLTATLVREDGRESDVFSLIGPKRFDAPWKEIEAQGYIAPADCVEVRVNLTDSERLAYATAETEDKYRFCATTATKRKVTEAIVRRFAGQQVLVIGQYIDQLDELGEHLNAPVIKGETSNAQREKLFDAFREGEISVLVVSKVANFSIDLPEATVAIQVSGTFGSRQEEAQRLGRVLRPKADGHRAHFYSVVARDTIDQDFAAHRQRFLAEQGYAYRIVDADEILAEGTKEN; from the coding sequence GTGAACGGTCCGCTGATCGTCCAGTCCGACAAGACCCTGCTCCTGGAGGTCGACCACGAGCGGGCCGACGAGTGCCGTCGGGCCATCGCGCCCTTCGCGGAGCTGGAACGGGCCCCGGAGCACATCCACACCTACCGCCTCACCCCGCTCGGCCTGTGGAACGCGCGGGCCGCCGGGCACGACGCCGAGCAGGTCGTCGACGCGCTGGTGCAGTACAGCCGGTATCCCGTGCCGCACGCCCTGCTGGTCGACATCGCCGAGACCATGGACCGGTACGGCCGGCTCACCCTGAGCAAGCACCCGGCGCACGGGCTGGTGCTCACCACCACCGACCGGCCGGTGCTGGAGGAGATCCTGCGCTCCAAGCGGGTCGCCCCGCTGGTCGGCAACCGGATCGACCCGGACACCGTGGCCGTGCACCCCTCCGAGCGGGGACAGATCAAGCAGACCCTGCTCAAGCTGGGCTGGCCGGCCGAGGACCTCGCCGGATACGTGGACGGCGAGGCGCACCCGATCGACCTGCGCGAGGACGGCTGGGCGCTGCGTCCGTACCAGAAGCAGGCCGTGGAGAACTTCTGGCACGGCGGCAGCGGTGTCGTGGTGCTGCCCTGCGGCGCGGGCAAGACGCTGGTGGGCGCCGGGGCGATGGCGCAGGCCGGGTCGACCACGCTGATCCTGGTCACCAACACGGTCTCCGCGCGGCAGTGGAAGCACGAGCTGGTGAAGCGGACCTCGCTGACCGAGGACGAGATCGGCGAGTACAGCGGCACCAAGAAGGAGATCCGGCCGGTCACCATCGCCACCTATCAGGTGCTGACCACCCGCCGGAAGGGTGTCTACCCGCACCTCGAACTCTTCGACTCCCGTGACTGGGGTCTGATCGTCTACGACGAGGTCCATCTGCTGCCCGCTCCTGTCTTCAAGTTCACCGCCGATCTCCAGGCCCGCCGCCGCCTCGGTCTGACCGCGACCCTGGTGCGCGAGGACGGCCGCGAGTCCGACGTGTTCTCCCTGATCGGGCCCAAGCGGTTCGACGCGCCGTGGAAGGAGATCGAGGCGCAGGGCTACATCGCGCCCGCCGACTGCGTCGAGGTCCGCGTGAACCTCACCGACTCCGAGCGGCTCGCCTACGCCACCGCCGAGACCGAGGACAAGTACCGCTTCTGTGCCACCACCGCGACCAAGCGGAAGGTCACGGAGGCGATCGTGCGCCGGTTCGCCGGACAGCAGGTCCTCGTGATCGGGCAGTACATCGACCAGCTGGACGAGCTGGGCGAGCATCTGAACGCGCCCGTGATCAAGGGTGAGACCTCCAACGCCCAGCGGGAGAAGCTGTTCGACGCCTTCCGTGAGGGCGAGATCAGCGTGCTGGTCGTCTCCAAGGTCGCCAACTTCTCCATCGACCTGCCCGAGGCGACGGTCGCCATCCAGGTGTCCGGCACCTTCGGCTCCCGGCAGGAGGAGGCCCAGCGGCTCGGCCGGGTGCTGCGGCCCAAGGCGGACGGCCACCGGGCGCACTTCTACTCGGTCGTCGCCCGCGACACGATCGACCAGGACTTCGCGGCCCACCGCCAGCGCTTCCTGGCCGAACAGGGCTACGCCTACCGGATCGTCGACGCCGACGAGATCCTGGCGGAGGGCACGAAGGAGAACTAG